Genomic window (Arachis hypogaea cultivar Tifrunner chromosome 13, arahy.Tifrunner.gnm2.J5K5, whole genome shotgun sequence):
ATTGTATCATATTTTCTTTTAGTAAAAGTTTTATTATCTATcttgaaatagaaaaaaatattgtaCATTATTTTGGACCAATAAATTTGTCATCGTTGTAGGCAACTGTAATATTTTCaaagaaaatataattattagatgGTTACGTTATTTATTCTAATATATTAGTTCTTTTAGTCAAATATTATCTTGAATTTGTGTTGATctcaaatattttaacaaaagatATTTAAAATGCTGTAATCCTTCTTAGTTAAAGAATGGATAAATTTATATGCTCATTACAATAGCTAACACCTTAGACTaagataaagaaaagaattaaaaaaatagataaaaattatcATTTTGGAAGAGTTTGAAGATAATGCACTTAAATATTGGATAAATTTTTATTGTGTTTGTTTCTATTATTTTACATTTCACTCtttttttcgaggatttttcaATATCATTTATTTGCTTCTTAgtattttaaaaaagtattttggTCTAATATATTTGTTTTTCGGTCTAATAATCACCTTTTGcagaaaataatactaaattaaacatAAGTTAATCTCAAACTAAAATGTTATGTTGATTAGTACAAGTAttatcatatttaatttaatttatttgcatattaatataattgattgaaaacgaataataaataaaattagaaaataattaaaaaaataaaatattcgtaattattttaaaataggtaATGAAATTGGAGTTGTTTTGAAGGAGACTGTAATGACATAATTCTAGGAGATAAATATCGATTTGTCAAAAATGGCAAGATCAAGGAGGGGCTATTTGAAAGGCCTGATGAGATCACTAAAGATCATCTTCGACTATTGCATATTAAGGCAAAAGTTGAAGGATTGATGATTAATCGCATCTTGATCGATGGAGGAGAAGCAATTAATTTGCTACCTGAAAGTATGCTCTTATTATTCCATAAAACAGTCAAAAATTTGATTAAGACAAATTTGGCTGTTATTGGATTCAATGGTAAGTCAACAACCACTCAAGGAATGATCTCCCTCAGGGTTAAAGTCGGAAGCATTGAACGACCAACAATGTTCATAGTAGTGCCTACCAAGGCAACCTTTAATATGCTTTTGAGAAGAGATTGGATCCATAGTGTAAGGACAATTCCCTCGACTTTGAATCAGAAGTTAGTGCTATGGAATGAAGATGGAAGAATCGAAGAAATTGAAGCTGATGATAGCCTCTGTTATGTCTAGCAAATAAATGTCAGCTTCAAAAAATATCATACTTGTGTCTGACCATTGGATGTTTATATGAGCACCTTTGACCCCACTCTTATCAAAGGTTGCTATGTAGGGGCTCGTGGTATGGAATTCATCCCTAAGGCCAAAGAGAACTTGGCCGTCATGTCCACTTGAATGGAGAGTGATGCATGatcatgttatatttttctatgtctttcatataaaagattaataaataaagtttaattatggaatgttttgtgcttaagtcatatattgctttgatctctttgaattgattaattttgtagaaaatggtagaaaaagaagcaaaaagcacaaaacaagctcaaaagaagaaaagagaagtttTTGGACACGCTTTGAAGCTTGGATACACTTTGAAGAGTGTGGCCCATGACCCATGAAGCAGGAGTGAAGATGGCGTTGGCAATGCCAAGATACAAAGGCGTTGCCTTGGCCGGCGCCAACTACAAAGAAGAATTCAAAAGGATTTGCAACCTTGACCCCTCATACTCCATCAatgataacttgagctacaaaactccaaatgaagtgattctagtggtattggaaagtaggaatcaagattTTTCTAACCATATATGACACTACATAATGGACACTAAATCTGAGGGACAAAACTTATtccaaaagtgcaaagatgaacatagcatcaacctgtagtaaggccagctgacctcttcaccttgcATGGAGTATAacttgagatctagagcttcaaATGATGTGCTTCTAAAGGAATTGAAAAGgagacatccaaagctttccaacgatatataatagtatggagtTGACATTCATTTGGAGCTTcagaagctggcgttggcaacgccaaaaTACAAAGGCGTTGTTCACAATAACGCTAGCGAcccctggcagcctgaccttgtcctcttcaaagaatcatatttgatttacagaggtccaaatgatgttcttctagttgtgttagaaagctgacattcagagctttccaacgatgtataatagtgtATGGTGGGCACGAAATTGAAGCTCAAACAATAGGCATCTTTAAGCCCCATAAACACTCAACAAAGAAAACAAAGGCGTTGGCAACTTAATTGTGGTGTTAGCAACGCCTTCCTTTTCTCAacatgaagattgaaaatcaagcATAAAgaaggcgttggcaacttggtccTAGGTGTTAGCAACGCCTTCCTTCCCTCAACAATGAAGGCGTTGGCAACTTAATCTTGGCCTTAGCAACGCCTTCCTTCTTTCAACATTAAAAGACAATgaaggcgttggcaacttggcccTGGGCATTAATAACGCCTTGCTTCCCTCAACAAAGAAGGAGATGGCAACTTGATTTTTGAGCTAGCAACACCTTCCTTCTCTTAACATCAAGGCCAAAGAGCAAGGCTTATGAAGGCATTGGCAACGCCAGGCTTATGAAGGCGTTATCCTCGATAACGTTCGTGATAAATAGAGTTAAAAATTTTGTATTCATGCATACGCACACCCTTTCATGCGTATGCACAATGAGAAATCAGGCAGGTATGCGTATGCGAGAGGCAGAGAGCGTATGCACAAAGGGGATTTGTTGCAATTGTGCGTAAGCATGAATGAGCATGCGTACGCACATGAACACTTTCTGGCAAAAATTATATGGCGTTGGCAACACTGAAAACTGAAGGCGTTGGTGCCAATAATGCCCAAGTGACCCCTGGAAGCCTCATCTTTGTTCAAATTCATTCCAAGTCCAATCAAACTTCAAAAAAGCAAGCCCACAAGTACCAatcaatcaagaccacaagaatcatctataattagttaatttttatttgattataatttgttttgaattttatttgaatttgcaATTTAGGTTAGCTTATAAATAAGCCTTAGTTTCACACTTCAAGAAGAGGAAACTCTTGGCTGGAAACAGATTCCACTGGGAGGGGTCTTCGGACCTTCTCTTCTCACTcacatttctcttctcttctattttctttcatcacccacttttgtaaatattttgttatgaattactaactcttttcattgggagAGAGAGCTCCATTGCAATTTAATGGgttgatttattttcattcttcatcttcaattattcttttattgtttCTTTAGAAagaatcttcgttcttcatcacaaGGGTTCAATTATcttgagaaagaaattgaatctaACTTGGATTCTATGTGAGCCTCGAGAGAGGGAACATAGAATTGTGCTTGAAGTTCTTTCTCACAATGGTTATGAAATTGGGTTTGGAATTGGTACATGACATATAACCTTCCCAATACTTGActcatgaaattgtgtggccTATGAATcagaaattgaacttcatctcttctcacgaccaattagatcaagagattggcaattgatcaagttaagagaaatcaaatcaccaagagattagggtttgattacttatgatttgccaagatATCAATGATTGTATGATTGAAGAGATGAGAATTGTTGATCTTAAGAgagcaatatctcttgatcccaattttcttttatttttttacttctagttgtttactttcttgtacttttctttcttgcactttactttcccATACTTtacatttccttgcaatttattttccagcactttattttcttgcactttaaatttatgtcatttacatttcttgttactCATCACTCCAATATGAACTGTCTAACTAGAAGAATCAactaactattgattgcttaatcctttaatcctcgtgggattgacttcactctaagtgaattttattacttgatacgatctagtatacttgccggtagttatgCAGAATTAATTTTTCCATATCAGAGAGCTAATGGTCTCGACTCTCAGCCTACATGGCCGAGAAGAAGAAGTGCATGAAAAAACGTGTAGACTGTATATATGACCTCAACCCCTTAGAGCTTGAAAGGTCCAATTTAATTTCTGAAGATTTTCATAATAAAAAGGTTGAAGTACAAGATTCTCTTGACGAAGTCGAGATTGATAAAAAAGAGCGAGTGACTTACATTAGTCGATGTCTAGATCTTGAATTCAAAAAAGACTTGATTGAGGTCTTGAAAAAATACCAAGATTATTTTGCTTGGTAGTATGAGGAGATGCCTGGTTTGCAAAGATCTTTAGTTGAACATAAGCTCCTTCTTATTGAAAATGTTCAACCAATTAAGCAAGTTCCTAGACGTTTTGCTCCGAAAATTATGATGAAGCTCAAGGAGGAAGCCAAATGTTTGTTCAAAGCTGGGTTCATTTCTACAGCTAGGTAAGTTTAATagattactaatatttttcttattattaagaaaaatagaaagtTAAGAGTTTGTATTGATTTCAGGGATTTGAGTAAGGCTATACCAAAAGACGAGTATCACATGTCAATCGCAGAGATGTTGATTGACTCTGCCGCAGAAAGCGAACTTTTGAGCTTTATAGATGTCAAAGACAGCCTTTCGATGCCCTGGAACCATTGGCACTTATGAATGGTTAgttatgccatttggattgaaaaatgctgGAGCTACTTACTAGAGAGCGATGAACTCGATCTTCCATGACTTTATTAGTAAGTTTATGAAAATTCGTATCGATGATGTGGTAGTTAAATCAGAGCCGAATCAAGTTCATTTGTGTAATTTAGAGATGGCTTTTCAACGGATGAGATATTATTGACTTAAGATAAACCCATTAAAATGTGTTTTTGGTGTATCTGCAAAAAAAATTTCTGGGATTCATTGTGCAAAAAAAAGGAGTGGCCGTCGACACCaataaatgccaagctattttcGACTCGTCTTCTCCTCGAAATAAGAAAAAACTACAGTCTTTCTTAcgtaaagtaaatttttttcgACGCTTCATTTCAAATTTATCTGAGAAAATGAAAACATTTACTCCTCAATTGAAATTGATGTAGGGAAAAGAATTCAGATGGGAGAAGGAGCACCAGAAGGCTTTTGACCAAAGAAAGCAATATTTAACTTCATCATCAAATAAAACTTCTTCGATTTCAAAGAATCCTTCCCAAATTTTCTCTTAAAACTTAATTGTTTCAAAGTATGGCACGATAGATTTTACTGAATCACGtgcttcttttaaattttcaaattttgaaagatGGTTATAAGAAGATAAAACAATTCGcgcatttttaaaattcttaacaCATTTCTATTGGGCTTTAGTGGGCCTTTATTGATTCAAACCCTTTTATATTCCGCTGTCTTTATCATTGTTCATTATTCTCATTTTTCAGCCAACACTTCTAAAAAATTCTTCATCTTTTGCAAAAGTTTTTTCTCACATTTTCTTGTAAATCCTTCttcatttgaaaattttattttcatggCTACTCAATTTGGTCTTCACTCTAGTAGTACTTTGGCCGTTACGGCTACCTCATCTTCATCCACTACTATAGATGTAACTACTACCACCAACATTTTTATTTCTACCTCTACTGCAGGAACAACCATGGCATTTGCCTCTTTCTCTACTGTTAGAGTTACTACTACTGCTCCAGGTGGAATCTCTGCTACTCCCGCTTCTTCATTCCAGGAGGGTGATGACGATGTTTACGTCATAGGTCCTCCATCTCTGGTGACCAGCATGTCACAATTTTATAATGATGATGGAACTTCAAGAGCTCCTAATCCAAATGTAGAAACCACCTGGGGTAGCCAGGTACTACTTTAATTTCAAGTCTCCAATGTCACATATTCAGTCCTAGGTCCACTTTCCACCTTAGAACAAGTTAAGTcgatttcttcttcctttccttctccTCCTGAACACCTTCTTTACAAAAAATCAAGGctagttagtttgttagttaaGTCTTTAGAACCACACCTCCAAAACAGTCGAGCTCATCTTTTTTGACATAGCTGTTGAAACTTTCTTCAACTTACTAATTTTTATGGAAGTTTCTGGGTATAGTATTTGCTTTTCGACTTTCTACTTATGACCTTTTCTGCACTGCCCCTTTGCTTGGATTCGATCCTAATAAAAATTTCAACTCTAACTGGCTAATCTCCCGATGGAGAAGATGTTTGTTGGACAATCCCATATCCTAAAGATGTCTATGACATTAACTTCGACTCGACCTCTGTGTCGGGCATCATTCAAAATAACATGGGTTCTGAAGGCGACCCTGTTACAGATAGTGAACATGTGGCCTTCCCTCCTCTTGTGGCTCAATGCATTTGTCTTTTGTCCAAAATCAATCCAAATTCAAAAGAGTAAATACCTTTCTTTAGCATCATACTTCATCacaaaaaatacatcaactttTCCTTTCTTATTCTAGGTCAATTATATGAGACACTTTCTTATTCTAGTTATTCATTCCGATTGCATTTATTTGTGGCGGCGTATCCCCATTTTCATGGAATTTGGAGGATTTTTATATTCATTATAGAGGATCTTTATATTCATTATGCACCAAATACAAAATGACATTGTTTCAGAGTCTCCACCATTATAGTAATAGTGCAAGATCATCGCTTCAATTACTGAATCACAACTAAAAAGGGTCTAGAGTATAATATAATGcttaaaattcaattttagaGACCATAATATAGTGCAATTAGAACCTATAAGTACTTTAGTACACAGGCTCAATTTTAGAGATtactttaagatttaaaaatcaaactaattatcaaataaaaatttactcAAATAACTAAATAGAGTATTATTTGATTTACTTGATTCgagtaattttttattcaaattatattctttctttctatttaatAAAATCTCTAATAAAAGAGTGAACTAATTAttttagataaaattaaatttaaaaataaaagtttatttTGGACAAAAAGAGTAATAAgacttaattttataataataaatcatatatcgtattaaagaaaaaaaactttaataattttttattttattgattctcCACTTGTTTAGTTTTATCAAAAAATACATGAAAGGATGTATTCattcaaaatacatatatatGATCAAACTTAAGGTGAAGAGcacttcacttaatcatcacTATGGCAGCAGCAACCACGTGTGGGATTACACTCCCAACGTTAAAAGTGATTAAGTATGATacataaaatacacaaaatccaGTATCACATGATGTTGTTTTATCGTAATGATCCAACCTCTTATTGGTACTGCTTCCGTCTGCAATAACTAACAAAATTGATAgactaatataatatttaaatatattttatattaatttagttaagtaCAATTGTTTATGTATCTGTATTTAATTGTTtaaatacttaaaataaaaaattttataatataatatcgtaacttttataattataaagttgtttttaaatatttttactcattataaaatgaattataaaaaaaagtaaaataaatttcggtatctgaaataaaaaataaagccaCGAAaagaatgcaaaaaaaaaaaatttttgacgcACTATTAATAATCATTTTGTCAAAATCAATTTGTGTTTTCTTATTTTCTCATAAGAATATGAATACTCAAAGCCTATTGATCATTCTATTTATAGGGTCTTGGAAAAAAATTAAACCCAATATGATATTGTTATTATAATGACTTTTATAAATTGGGTCTTGTTAAGATAATTAAATGCCGCTATCTCACATTATTGACAGATTTCTtaaataatatgtataaaataaaattaaataatttttattttaaaaaaaaataattttttattttgatttaaatatttagactgcaatttttttaaatatattatttctaaaaacaacttattaaataaattaatttagttacagaaaaaaaagaaatactacTCACATTATCATGATTCTTTTACGATTTTATCCATAGTTTTTATAAATTTGattggttttattttatttattacgaTTTAAACTTCTGTagagttaaaaaaaatacaacaaaaacctAAACTCgtaacttatatttttaattttctcaaCGTTAAAAATTCTACTATTTAATATTTCTGGTGTCATAAATATAGCTATTTTTTCcggatatttaaatattacaggggattaatattattaattttatcacCAAAACAAATAGCAGTAACTTAGACATCTCCATAACAATAACTGATTACTTGTTTCTTGTTATTTTTTCCAAACCCTCCATCTTAGTTTACATTTCATTGTCAAACACCAACTTTATTTGttttagataaaatattaaattgattTCTTACATTTGGACGTAATTCTGTTTTAGTCCTTAtcatttaaagtgttctatttaaatcaaaaaaagtttcatttaacttTAATCCCACCgtaaggtcaaagttaaataattaacgaaatattcAACATGACAGTAgtacaagaacaaggtcgataatctggagaataaATACAAGCTccaaaggcacaaaatcaaccgtggatacttttatatatttatttatcattctccttaattttatagaaaatatttcatttaaattataagaagaatgataaataaatgtattgatgcatccacaaTTAATTTTGTGCTTCTGGAGGTTGTACTTGTTTTTtaaattatcgaccttgttcttttattattgtcaTGTAGGACCttctgttaattatttaactttaaccTCACGGTGAGACTATATTGAAGCTAAATAaaacattttttaattcaaatagaatattttaAATCTTAGGAACTAAAATAGGATTATGCCCAAACATAGAAGATTAATTTAGtgctttatcctttttttttttccaacttATTTTAATAGACCTAGTAACTTGTTTTTCAAAAGTTGTTGTCCACCTAGTTAGCGGCCCAAGTTGAAGAAAACATTTTTGGCATACAAAATTCTAAAACTAACCACGCAGTAAACTTTGCATAGTTATTGTATTTAAACTTAAATCTCTTGGTTAAATTCACGTTTAAACACTCCACCTGTATATTTCATCATGCCACCTGTCGTCACGTCATTTGTCAGTAAAATATCATTCATCCTTAACCACCTAATTCCGTGCCACCATAGAAGCCACCTTCTTATTAATATTCATTGACTAGCTTTTGCCCATTGTTATAGGATACAAGTTCAGCTGTCCCTTTATTCTCTCCAGTTATTGTCCCAGTGGCTCAAAGCATTGGTCCACCCCTATCTGATATTTTTTGCTTCACCAACTCTACGTGCAGGGGTCAGTATTATTACATAAACTACCTTGCTCAGATATGGGGGAGACATCTATTTATATTTCCGAAGAGAAAAATCAAAACCCTCTCTTGAGATATTTTTGTACTGAAAATGTTTTCCTATTTGGTGTACTATTTTAGGTCAAGATACGTGCTTCTttataaaattcaatttctaattTTAACTGCATCATGCTTCTTGCTTATTGTCAAACAACTAATTTTTTCACATCATTATTTAGGATTGTTCCATGACCTATTGAATTGATGAATATTATTCATCATGTGACACGCGCTTCGGAGGGAACATACATTTAACATTGGGGATACTCCCGTAAAGTTGCAGAAAATGTCTTTTTATAAAAACACCTACGTGTCGTCATATTATTGGACGTTTTTAGTGAatcgatttttttaaaattttttaattaaccaaaataaaaccAATTTCAATATTCTAAAATTCGGTCAGATCGACCGGTCTAACCGGTTCAATCAAAAACCGACTTAAAAAAATGGTCTGATCCACTTTCCAAACCCACCCCTTCCCCCTAACAAGTAACACCCACCCATTTCCCCTAGCACCCACCCATTTCCCCAATACGTGAATCATATATCACTATCACCTGAAGTCTGAACCCATAGCACCTTCCAAACTCACCCCACCAAAACCCTAAGTTCTCCCTGCAACCGTTCTGCCGCGGTGCCGCCGCCGTCCGTGCTGTCGGCGCCTCTGCTTCCTCTCTCGTAGTTCGGCGTTCTCCTTCCCCCTGTCCCCGTCCTCCCTGGATTCTCTCGAACTTGGAGCAGCTCGCCGCTGTGTCGCCACTCGCTGTCGTCTCGCCGGGCACCGTCCATGTCGTCGTCGAAGGTTAGCGGCACTGccttcacttcggttcttctcttccttttatgcCCTGTTGTTGATTTTTGAATGTGAAACTGTGACTGGGTTaatggaaaatcaaataattgattttgtgctgttgctctttttttaattcct
Coding sequences:
- the LOC112737565 gene encoding uncharacterized protein isoform X2 yields the protein MAMVRRQRMLECEKENMEKKPFMDIQTETKRFSSKKISTKASGIKKRATAQNQLFDFPLTQSQFHIQKSTTGHKRKRRTEVKAVPLTFDDDMDGARRDDSEWRHSGELLQVRENPGRTGTGGRRTPNYERGSRGADSTDGGGTAAERLQGELRVLVG
- the LOC112737565 gene encoding uncharacterized protein isoform X1: MAMVRRQRMLECEKENMEKKPFMDIQTETKRFRQTTLDLIFIFSIQQQSLQISNNKKISTKASGIKKRATAQNQLFDFPLTQSQFHIQKSTTGHKRKRRTEVKAVPLTFDDDMDGARRDDSEWRHSGELLQVRENPGRTGTGGRRTPNYERGSRGADSTDGGGTAAERLQGELRVLVG